From one Streptococcus pneumoniae genomic stretch:
- a CDS encoding LysR family transcriptional regulator, whose amino-acid sequence MRIQQLHYIIKIVETGSMNEAAKQLFITQPSLSNAVRDLENEMGIDIFIRNPKGITLTRDGMEFLSYARQVVEQTQLLEERYKNPVANRELFSVSSQHYAFVVNAFVSLLKKSDMEKYELFLRETRTWEIIDDVKNFRSEIGVLFLNSYNRDVLSKMLDDNHLIATHLFTAQPHIFVSKTNPLAKKKRVQLADLENFPYLSYDQGTHNSFYFSEEILSQEHHKKSIVVSDRATLFNLLIGLDGYTIATGILNSNLNGDNIVSIPLDIDDPIELVYIQHEKASLSKMGERFIDYLLDEVKFDH is encoded by the coding sequence ATGAGAATTCAACAGTTACATTATATTATTAAAATCGTAGAGACGGGCAGTATGAATGAGGCTGCAAAGCAGCTCTTTATTACCCAGCCGAGCTTGTCCAACGCTGTGCGCGATTTGGAAAACGAAATGGGGATCGATATCTTCATTCGCAATCCTAAGGGGATTACACTGACACGAGATGGCATGGAGTTCCTCTCCTATGCACGCCAAGTGGTGGAGCAGACCCAATTACTAGAAGAACGCTACAAGAATCCTGTCGCCAATCGTGAACTCTTTAGCGTCTCTTCCCAGCACTATGCCTTTGTGGTCAATGCTTTTGTCTCCCTGCTCAAAAAAAGCGATATGGAAAAATACGAACTTTTCTTGCGCGAGACCCGCACTTGGGAAATTATCGATGATGTTAAAAACTTTCGCAGTGAGATTGGTGTGCTCTTTTTAAACAGCTATAACCGTGACGTCCTCTCTAAAATGCTAGATGACAATCACTTGATTGCGACCCACCTCTTTACCGCGCAACCCCACATCTTTGTAAGTAAGACCAATCCTCTAGCTAAGAAAAAGCGGGTTCAACTAGCTGATTTGGAGAATTTTCCCTATCTAAGCTACGACCAAGGAACTCATAATTCCTTTTACTTTTCAGAGGAAATCCTCTCCCAAGAACACCATAAAAAATCCATCGTCGTCAGCGACCGAGCAACCTTGTTTAATCTCTTGATTGGACTTGATGGCTACACCATTGCCACAGGGATTTTAAATAGCAACCTAAACGGAGACAATATTGTCTCAATTCCGCTTGATATTGATGATCCAATTGAGCTCGTCTATATCCAACATGAAAAAGCGAGTCTATCCAAGATGGGAGAACGCTTTATTGATTACCTCCTTGATGAAGTCAAATTTGACCACTAA